One Rhizobiales bacterium GAS188 DNA window includes the following coding sequences:
- a CDS encoding DNA-binding transcriptional activator of the SARP family: protein MLESRNGKPKAQSGGVHPDSGSLRQVLSISIIGPFAARCGDAEIKLKTRKACAVLAYLALSETRQESRERLVGFLWSRSDEMKARTSLRQILHDIRQAFAKAGFEGLHSGKLALALEADEMEVDLWQILQEADRFRAHPLLLHTPQLTDRLCEGLDDLDPSFRVWIIAKRQTILDRLLRSLNAGLASPNVAASVKQELAAAILNLDPTHEEACRYAMEARAVAGDVAGALRLYKALWDLLDQEYAMEPGPETQDLVARVKLGEFDRPSERTNLPATNGAAAASRNLPDDAATAPPALSAARPFPRIALLLAPFEMNGVGPDKLHLVSGFRHHLAACLVRFREWSVIDNGSASFSLPPGLVMSAQYSLDATAYQAGPKVNMVLTLRENTQGLYVWSESFELTLKGWFEAQQRVIRRLASSLNVQLSTERLMRLSAEPDVSLETYDRWLRGQALLVRFDPASWKRASKLFADATRDSPDFSPIHSSIVQMDNIEHFVHPGVKQDILKIRETLARAKTAVQLDPVDSRAHMCLGWSHMLAQNYDEAAPHMELARELNDNDPGTLVSTAAYWAFCGEAEKSVAQAREAMAMSIAPAPFQWGYYAIILFLSGDYAGALEAAEHAQDVIKTLPAWRAAALFHLGRREAAAKEARRFLYTIRTSWYGRGQPSDPAIVRWLLHAHPIRWRAQWESLRDGVAGASIPTDGIEPLIW, encoded by the coding sequence ATGTTGGAAAGCCGTAACGGCAAGCCCAAAGCGCAAAGCGGTGGAGTGCACCCGGATTCCGGGAGCCTCCGCCAAGTGCTGTCCATCTCGATCATCGGCCCCTTCGCGGCGCGTTGCGGCGACGCCGAGATCAAGTTGAAGACACGCAAGGCCTGCGCGGTGCTTGCCTATCTCGCTTTGTCGGAGACGCGCCAGGAGAGCCGCGAACGGCTCGTCGGCTTCCTGTGGAGCCGCTCGGATGAGATGAAGGCGCGCACCTCGCTGCGCCAAATCCTGCATGATATCCGCCAGGCATTCGCCAAGGCGGGCTTCGAAGGCTTGCACAGCGGCAAGCTCGCTTTGGCGCTCGAGGCCGACGAAATGGAAGTCGATCTCTGGCAGATCCTGCAGGAGGCCGACCGTTTCAGAGCCCACCCTCTGCTCCTGCATACGCCTCAGTTGACGGACAGGCTGTGCGAAGGGCTCGACGATCTCGACCCGTCCTTCCGCGTCTGGATCATCGCCAAGCGCCAGACCATCCTCGATCGCCTGCTGCGCAGCCTCAATGCAGGCCTCGCGAGCCCCAATGTCGCAGCCTCGGTCAAGCAGGAGCTCGCTGCCGCCATCCTCAATCTCGATCCGACGCATGAGGAGGCTTGCCGCTATGCGATGGAGGCGCGCGCCGTGGCAGGCGACGTTGCCGGAGCGCTGCGCCTCTACAAGGCCCTCTGGGACCTTCTCGATCAGGAATACGCCATGGAGCCTGGCCCGGAGACCCAGGACCTCGTCGCCCGCGTCAAGCTCGGAGAGTTTGACCGCCCGTCGGAGCGGACGAACCTGCCGGCCACGAACGGCGCCGCGGCCGCATCGCGCAACCTGCCCGATGATGCAGCGACCGCGCCGCCCGCATTGTCGGCGGCGCGCCCCTTTCCGAGGATCGCCTTGCTGCTCGCCCCCTTCGAGATGAACGGCGTCGGCCCCGACAAGCTGCATCTCGTGAGCGGCTTTCGCCATCATCTGGCCGCTTGCCTGGTGCGCTTCCGCGAGTGGAGCGTCATCGATAACGGCTCGGCCTCCTTCAGCTTGCCTCCCGGGCTGGTGATGTCGGCGCAGTACAGCCTCGACGCGACCGCCTATCAGGCGGGGCCCAAGGTCAACATGGTGCTCACCCTGCGCGAGAACACGCAAGGCCTCTATGTCTGGAGCGAGAGCTTCGAGCTCACCTTGAAGGGCTGGTTCGAGGCGCAGCAGCGCGTCATTCGCCGCCTTGCCTCCTCGCTCAATGTGCAGCTATCGACCGAGCGCCTGATGCGCCTCTCGGCCGAGCCCGATGTCTCGCTCGAGACCTATGATCGATGGCTTCGCGGCCAGGCGCTGCTGGTGCGCTTCGATCCTGCGAGCTGGAAGCGGGCCTCCAAGCTGTTCGCCGACGCGACGCGCGACAGCCCCGATTTCTCGCCGATCCATAGCAGCATCGTGCAGATGGATAATATCGAGCATTTCGTCCATCCGGGCGTGAAGCAGGACATCCTCAAGATCCGCGAGACCCTGGCGCGCGCCAAGACGGCGGTTCAACTCGATCCTGTCGATTCGCGCGCCCATATGTGCCTTGGCTGGTCGCATATGCTGGCGCAGAACTATGACGAGGCGGCTCCGCATATGGAGCTGGCGCGCGAGCTGAACGACAATGATCCCGGCACGCTCGTCTCGACGGCGGCTTATTGGGCCTTTTGCGGCGAGGCGGAGAAATCGGTGGCGCAAGCCCGGGAGGCCATGGCGATGTCGATCGCCCCTGCCCCATTCCAATGGGGCTATTATGCCATCATCCTGTTTCTCAGCGGCGATTACGCGGGGGCGCTCGAGGCCGCCGAGCATGCGCAGGATGTGATCAAGACGCTGCCGGCCTGGCGAGCCGCAGCCCTGTTCCATCTCGGCCGGCGCGAGGCGGCGGCAAAGGAGGCGCGCCGCTTCCTCTACACGATCCGCACGAGCTGGTACGGACGCGGCCAGCCTTCCGATCCCGCCATCGTGCGCTGGCTCCTGCACGCCCATCCGATCAGATGGCGCGCGCAATGGGAGAGCTTGCGCGATGGTGTGGCCGGGGCCTCGATCCCGACGGACGGAATCGAGCCCCTCATCTGGTGA
- a CDS encoding Animal haem peroxidase — MGTHATGIALSFQGAGGTEEPAPIPGFRHFLGDPAPSQRFRVYGVAPDASADALERLRDLMSRLSRRMDADIEWPPHDQPPSLASALRKVWENPYIPSGYTYLLQLVSHDLVQSSMPLSLIADISPAARNMRRSGLKLDTIYGSGPVGCPFAYALDDRGDRSRTKLRLGRIQRDDRTIDDRCPFRDIARATAENQTGIDRGGPGRPALTDALLVDPRNDDHAILSQMTALFALLHNGLVDLLTRSEPQMNARLSLEAAHRRYLCARGATTLIYRSVVRHDLMKRFLHPAIYEAYSVEAPEFLDEAADETPHWARNRKGEEGNWSVPLEFSHGIFRFGHALVRNQYRINDIATNELAENLQKTSLNDPINMPLNESWIVQWSQFFEIDGSRPNLSRRIGPKFSDALGSDQIFPAIDETNRVGLAYRDLISSSLVGLWSLDALIEKLRLRRPELIGLSPLLANRDLRVRRLAAWLAEEPAYGRLSKEDIATLSQDPPLPFFFLFEAAFEPEAEGLRLGVLGSILVAEVVFSALLRDPMRAEAGAESLADALRNLSLSLYGTNLFEAVPDIKTMSELIAFTAEIASLRNAEPAFV; from the coding sequence ATGGGGACACACGCAACGGGAATTGCGTTGTCGTTCCAGGGTGCCGGGGGCACCGAGGAACCTGCGCCCATTCCGGGCTTCCGCCATTTCCTGGGCGACCCCGCCCCCTCCCAACGTTTTCGCGTTTACGGTGTTGCGCCCGACGCTTCGGCGGACGCGCTCGAGCGCCTGCGCGACCTGATGAGCCGACTTTCCAGGCGCATGGACGCCGATATCGAGTGGCCGCCTCACGACCAGCCGCCAAGCCTCGCGAGCGCGCTTCGCAAGGTTTGGGAAAATCCCTATATTCCATCCGGTTACACGTATTTGCTGCAGCTCGTCAGTCACGACCTCGTGCAGTCGTCGATGCCGCTGTCGCTGATTGCCGACATCTCGCCCGCGGCCCGCAATATGCGGCGCTCGGGGCTCAAGCTCGACACCATCTATGGCAGCGGCCCGGTCGGCTGCCCTTTTGCCTATGCGCTCGATGATCGGGGGGACCGCAGCCGCACCAAATTGCGCCTCGGCCGCATCCAGCGGGACGACCGGACCATCGATGATCGCTGCCCTTTTCGCGACATCGCCCGGGCGACGGCCGAAAACCAGACCGGAATTGACCGCGGTGGGCCCGGTCGGCCGGCGCTGACCGACGCGCTCCTCGTCGATCCGCGCAATGACGACCATGCTATTTTGTCGCAGATGACGGCGCTCTTCGCGCTTTTGCACAATGGTCTCGTCGATCTGCTGACGCGCAGCGAGCCGCAGATGAATGCCAGACTCTCGCTCGAAGCGGCGCATCGGCGGTATCTCTGCGCCCGAGGCGCGACCACCCTGATCTATCGCAGCGTGGTGCGCCACGATCTGATGAAGCGCTTCCTGCATCCCGCCATCTACGAGGCCTACAGCGTCGAGGCGCCTGAATTCCTGGATGAGGCCGCGGACGAGACACCGCATTGGGCCCGCAACCGAAAGGGAGAGGAGGGCAATTGGAGCGTCCCGCTCGAATTCTCGCATGGCATATTCCGCTTCGGCCATGCGCTGGTCCGCAACCAGTACCGGATCAACGATATCGCCACCAACGAGCTCGCCGAGAACCTGCAGAAGACCTCCCTCAACGATCCGATCAACATGCCGCTCAACGAGAGCTGGATCGTGCAATGGTCGCAGTTCTTCGAGATCGACGGCAGCCGCCCCAATCTGAGCCGCCGCATCGGTCCCAAATTCAGCGATGCGCTGGGCAGCGACCAGATCTTTCCGGCGATCGACGAGACCAACCGCGTCGGCCTTGCCTATCGCGACCTGATCAGCTCATCCCTCGTCGGCCTGTGGTCGCTCGATGCGCTCATCGAAAAGCTGCGGCTGCGCCGTCCCGAGCTGATCGGCCTGTCGCCGCTGCTGGCCAATCGCGATCTGCGCGTAAGGCGTCTTGCCGCCTGGCTTGCCGAGGAGCCCGCCTATGGCAGGTTGTCCAAGGAGGACATCGCCACCCTGTCGCAAGATCCGCCCTTGCCCTTCTTCTTCCTGTTCGAGGCGGCATTCGAGCCCGAGGCCGAAGGGCTGAGGCTCGGTGTCCTCGGCTCGATCCTGGTCGCCGAAGTGGTCTTCAGCGCGCTCTTGCGCGATCCGATGCGCGCCGAAGCCGGAGCCGAGAGCCTCGCCGATGCGCTTCGCAACCTGTCGCTGTCGCTCTATGGCACGAACCTCTTCGAGGCTGTTCCCGACATCAAGACCATGAGCGAGCTCATCGCTTTCACCGCCGAGATTGCCAGCTTGCGGAACGCCGAACCGGCGTTCGTGTGA
- a CDS encoding cyclohexadienyl dehydratase, whose protein sequence is MFLKLGLSALALCGWMLPALAQQAPPASRLDAIIAAGVLKVGSTGDYKPFTFKDPATGSFSGFDIDLAQSLGAALGVKVEIVPTAWPTLMKQFEAGDFDVAMGGVSITFDRQKKGLFSIPYMHEGKTPIARCGDVAKFAALADIDKSSVKVITNPGGTNEKFDRSNFKAAEIVVFQDNTKIFEELAAGKADLMITDASETRYQQKLHPGVLCAIHPDQPFDFAEKAYWVQRDGALKAFVDQWLHQAIENGAYGAIYAKWFD, encoded by the coding sequence ATGTTTCTTAAGCTCGGCTTGTCGGCTCTGGCGCTTTGCGGCTGGATGCTTCCGGCGCTCGCTCAGCAGGCGCCGCCGGCGTCGCGGCTCGATGCCATCATCGCGGCGGGCGTCCTGAAGGTAGGGTCCACGGGCGACTACAAGCCCTTCACCTTCAAGGACCCGGCGACGGGGAGCTTCTCGGGCTTCGACATCGACCTCGCGCAAAGCCTCGGGGCGGCGCTCGGCGTGAAGGTCGAGATCGTGCCGACGGCCTGGCCCACTCTGATGAAGCAGTTCGAGGCCGGCGATTTCGACGTCGCCATGGGGGGCGTCTCGATCACCTTCGATCGCCAGAAGAAGGGGCTGTTCTCGATCCCCTATATGCATGAGGGCAAGACGCCGATCGCGCGCTGCGGCGATGTCGCCAAATTTGCGGCCCTCGCCGATATCGACAAATCGAGCGTCAAAGTCATCACCAATCCCGGCGGCACCAATGAGAAATTCGATCGCTCGAATTTCAAGGCGGCGGAGATCGTGGTCTTCCAAGACAACACCAAGATCTTCGAGGAATTGGCGGCCGGCAAGGCCGATCTGATGATCACCGACGCCTCCGAGACCCGCTATCAACAGAAGCTGCATCCCGGCGTGCTCTGCGCCATCCATCCGGATCAGCCCTTCGATTTCGCCGAGAAGGCCTATTGGGTGCAGCGCGACGGGGCCTTGAAGGCCTTCGTCGATCAATGGCTGCACCAGGCGATCGAGAACGGCGCCTATGGGGCGATCTACGCGAAGTGGTTCGATTGA
- a CDS encoding methylenetetrahydrofolate reductase (NADPH), with product MGDRAMMPASQVPQDVVPPQAQDTVPTQAQDIVSQIVAFMQRASMEATRPTPADAEMLSAVLPHGTDIFLSAVPRRPRGEVIAAARAIRTAGLNPVPHIAARAYPSLEAAREHLARLRDEADIRALLVIGGDLDQPAGDILEARQLIESGVLPALGIERVGIAGHPAGHPRMSDEELESVLVTKIAAAQSSGLEVEIVTQFCFEPATIIDWIAWLRRRGVNLPVRIGLAGPTSLMTWLNYARRCGVRASAEGLARRSGLVKHLFNAVAPDSILRALAQARQAELPSTDRLGDVSAHFYSFGGIGPTARWVASAMHGAITLDKEGGFQVEHE from the coding sequence ATGGGCGATCGAGCCATGATGCCAGCTTCGCAAGTGCCGCAAGATGTTGTCCCGCCGCAGGCGCAAGACACCGTTCCGACGCAGGCGCAAGATATCGTGTCGCAGATCGTCGCCTTCATGCAGCGAGCGTCGATGGAGGCGACCCGTCCGACCCCGGCCGATGCCGAAATGCTCAGCGCCGTCCTGCCGCACGGCACCGACATCTTCCTCTCGGCCGTCCCCAGGCGCCCGCGCGGCGAGGTGATCGCGGCCGCACGCGCGATCCGCACCGCAGGCCTCAACCCCGTGCCTCATATCGCGGCGCGCGCCTATCCGAGCCTCGAGGCGGCGCGCGAACATCTCGCCCGCCTGCGCGACGAGGCCGATATCCGGGCGCTCCTGGTCATCGGCGGAGACCTCGACCAGCCCGCGGGCGACATCCTCGAGGCAAGGCAGCTGATCGAGAGCGGCGTCCTGCCGGCGCTCGGAATCGAGCGCGTCGGCATTGCGGGCCATCCCGCCGGACATCCGCGCATGAGCGACGAAGAGCTCGAATCGGTTCTGGTCACCAAGATCGCCGCGGCGCAGAGCTCCGGCCTCGAGGTCGAGATCGTCACCCAGTTCTGCTTCGAGCCGGCGACCATCATCGATTGGATCGCCTGGTTGCGCCGTCGCGGCGTCAACCTGCCGGTCAGGATCGGCCTTGCCGGCCCGACCAGCCTCATGACCTGGCTCAACTATGCGCGGCGCTGCGGCGTCAGGGCCTCGGCGGAAGGGCTCGCCAGGCGGAGCGGCCTCGTCAAGCATCTCTTCAACGCCGTGGCGCCGGATTCGATCCTGCGCGCTCTAGCCCAGGCGCGCCAGGCTGAGCTTCCTTCGACCGATCGCCTTGGCGACGTCTCCGCGCATTTCTACTCGTTCGGCGGCATCGGCCCCACGGCGCGCTGGGTGGCAAGCGCCATGCACGGCGCCATCACCCTCGACAAGGAAGGCGGCTTCCAGGTCGAGCATGAGTGA
- a CDS encoding transcriptional regulator, TetR family: MPKSQLRRSQPRRNSAKAEFGPNADSPPNTDSGARAAAASRPHLAAVGPEPRKSIRAENEKAILSAAEHVFAEHGFKGATTAEIAARAGIPKANLHYYFPTKAALYRRVIERVLEMWMGAAGALDESDDPATALAGYIGTKMHLARVEPLGSKIWASEIMRGGSVIQDFLETTLRDWVATREVIFKRWIASGKLRPIEPRTLLSMIWAATQHYADFSHQITVLNDGRPLSDAQFETAKREVIATILRGTLP; encoded by the coding sequence ATGCCAAAATCTCAACTTCGACGCTCTCAACCTCGACGGAACTCTGCCAAGGCAGAATTCGGGCCAAATGCCGATTCTCCGCCAAATACTGATTCTGGGGCGAGGGCGGCGGCAGCGTCGAGGCCGCACCTCGCCGCGGTCGGTCCTGAGCCCCGCAAATCCATCCGCGCCGAAAACGAGAAGGCCATCCTCAGCGCGGCCGAGCATGTCTTCGCCGAGCACGGCTTCAAGGGCGCGACCACCGCCGAGATCGCGGCACGCGCCGGCATCCCCAAGGCCAACCTGCATTACTACTTCCCGACCAAGGCGGCGCTCTACCGGCGCGTGATCGAGCGGGTCCTCGAGATGTGGATGGGTGCGGCCGGGGCGCTTGATGAGAGCGACGACCCGGCGACCGCGCTCGCCGGCTATATCGGCACCAAGATGCATCTCGCCAGGGTCGAGCCGCTCGGCTCCAAGATCTGGGCGAGCGAAATCATGCGCGGTGGGTCGGTGATCCAGGACTTCCTCGAGACGACGCTCCGGGACTGGGTCGCGACCCGCGAGGTGATCTTCAAGCGCTGGATCGCGAGCGGCAAGCTGCGCCCGATCGAGCCGCGCACGCTCCTCTCCATGATCTGGGCGGCGACCCAGCATTACGCCGATTTCTCCCATCAGATCACCGTGCTCAATGACGGCCGCCCTCTCTCCGATGCGCAGTTCGAGACGGCGAAGCGCGAGGTGATTGCGACGATCCTGCGCGGCACGTTGCCGTAG
- a CDS encoding glutamate synthase (NADPH/NADH) small chain has protein sequence MSAIDPADGIKPGRLPKEAYAKNFADLHPPLTTHEAFVEAERCYFCYEAPCQTACPTAIDIPMFIRQIAAGNDHGAAETIFSANILGGMCARVCPTETLCEEACVRQASEGKPVQIGLLQRHATDALMASGSMPFTRGAPTGKRIAVIGAGPAGLACAHKLSELGHDVVLFEAKDKLGGLNEYGIAAYKTVEDFAQKEVEFVLAIGGIEVRTGQVLGDNLDLAKLRQEFDGAFLGVGLAGVNKLRLAGEGALSGVRDAVDFIAALRQADDLATIAVGRRVVVIGGGMTAIDAAVQSKRLGAEDVTIVYRRGEAEMKASGFERELARTDGVLIRHFAAPKALEADAGRVTGIVFERMAPQDGKLAATGESYRLDADMVLTAIGQVLLPNALGGAASLHLEGGRIVVDEERRTSVSGLWAGGDCVAGGEDLTVSAVEDGKQAALSIDRTLAAAKAG, from the coding sequence ATGAGCGCGATCGACCCTGCTGACGGCATCAAGCCCGGACGGCTTCCGAAGGAGGCCTATGCGAAGAACTTCGCGGATCTGCACCCGCCGCTCACCACCCACGAGGCCTTCGTCGAGGCCGAGCGCTGCTATTTCTGCTACGAAGCCCCGTGCCAGACCGCCTGCCCCACGGCGATCGACATCCCGATGTTCATCCGCCAGATCGCGGCCGGCAACGACCATGGCGCGGCCGAGACCATCTTCTCGGCCAATATCCTGGGCGGCATGTGCGCGCGCGTCTGCCCGACCGAGACGCTGTGCGAGGAGGCCTGCGTGCGCCAGGCGTCGGAAGGCAAGCCGGTGCAGATCGGGCTGCTGCAGCGCCATGCCACGGACGCGCTGATGGCGTCAGGCAGCATGCCGTTCACGCGCGGCGCGCCGACCGGCAAGCGCATCGCCGTCATCGGGGCCGGCCCCGCGGGCCTCGCCTGCGCCCATAAGCTCTCCGAGCTCGGCCATGACGTCGTGCTCTTCGAGGCCAAAGACAAATTGGGCGGGCTTAACGAATACGGCATCGCGGCCTATAAAACTGTTGAGGATTTCGCCCAGAAGGAAGTAGAATTCGTCTTGGCGATCGGCGGCATCGAGGTCCGGACCGGACAGGTGCTCGGCGACAATCTCGACCTCGCCAAGCTGCGCCAGGAATTCGACGGCGCATTCCTCGGCGTCGGGCTTGCGGGGGTGAACAAATTGCGGCTCGCCGGCGAAGGCGCGCTGTCGGGCGTGCGCGACGCCGTCGACTTCATCGCCGCCCTGCGCCAGGCCGACGACCTCGCGACGATCGCAGTCGGGCGACGCGTCGTGGTCATCGGCGGCGGCATGACGGCGATCGATGCGGCCGTGCAGTCCAAGCGGCTCGGCGCCGAGGACGTGACGATCGTCTATCGGCGCGGGGAAGCCGAGATGAAGGCGAGCGGCTTTGAACGCGAATTGGCGCGCACCGACGGCGTGCTGATCCGCCATTTCGCGGCGCCGAAGGCACTCGAGGCCGATGCCGGCCGCGTCACCGGCATCGTCTTCGAGCGGATGGCGCCGCAGGACGGCAAGCTCGCCGCGACTGGCGAGAGCTACCGTCTCGATGCCGATATGGTGCTCACCGCCATCGGCCAGGTCTTGTTGCCGAACGCGCTGGGCGGGGCGGCGAGCCTGCATCTCGAGGGCGGGCGCATCGTGGTCGATGAGGAGCGGCGCACCAGCGTCTCCGGCCTCTGGGCCGGCGGCGATTGCGTGGCCGGCGGCGAGGACCTCACGGTCTCGGCCGTCGAGGACGGCAAGCAGGCGGCGCTGTCGATCGACCGGACGCTCGCAGCCGCCAAAGCCGGCTGA
- a CDS encoding dihydroorotate oxidase B, catalytic subunit /dihydrouracil dehydrogenase (NAD+) /dihydropyrimidine dehydrogenase (NADP+) yields MADLRTEFVGIKSPNPFWLASAPPTDKAYNVVRAFQAGWGGVVWKTLGEAGPPIVNVSGPRYGAIHGPDRRLLGFNNIELITDRPLEINLREIKEVKRDWPDRAVVVSLMVPCEEEAWKAILKPVEETGCDGIELNFGCPHGMSERGMGAAVGQVPEYIEMVTRWCKANTRMPVIVKLTPNITDIRQPARAAKRGGADAVSLINTITSIMQVDLERMTPSPHVDGKGSHGGYCGPAVKPIALNMVAQIARDRETHDLPISAIGGITTWRDAAEFMALGAGNAQVCTAAMTYGFRIVTEMITGLSDWMDTAGYASIDEFRGRATPNFTEWEHLNLNYVVKASIDQDLCIKCGRCYSACEDTSHQAIASSVNGERKFVVKDEECVGCNLCVLVCPVESCITLEHRTVGTDPRTGLDYLRPAADWTTHPNNPMAKQAAE; encoded by the coding sequence ATGGCAGATCTGCGCACCGAATTCGTCGGCATCAAATCCCCGAACCCCTTCTGGCTCGCCTCGGCGCCGCCGACCGACAAGGCCTATAATGTGGTGCGCGCCTTCCAGGCCGGCTGGGGCGGCGTCGTCTGGAAGACGCTCGGCGAGGCCGGCCCGCCCATCGTCAATGTCAGCGGACCCCGCTACGGCGCCATCCATGGCCCGGACCGGCGCCTGCTCGGCTTCAACAATATCGAGCTGATCACCGACCGTCCGCTCGAGATCAATCTGCGCGAGATCAAGGAGGTCAAGCGCGACTGGCCGGACCGCGCGGTCGTCGTGTCGCTGATGGTGCCCTGCGAGGAAGAGGCCTGGAAGGCGATCCTCAAGCCGGTCGAGGAGACGGGTTGCGACGGCATCGAGCTGAATTTCGGCTGCCCGCACGGCATGTCCGAGCGCGGCATGGGCGCGGCGGTCGGCCAGGTGCCCGAATATATCGAGATGGTGACGCGCTGGTGCAAGGCGAACACCCGCATGCCGGTGATCGTGAAGCTCACCCCGAACATCACCGATATCCGCCAACCGGCACGCGCCGCCAAGCGCGGCGGGGCGGACGCGGTGTCGCTCATCAACACCATCACCTCGATCATGCAGGTCGATCTCGAGCGCATGACGCCCTCCCCCCATGTCGACGGCAAGGGCTCGCATGGCGGCTATTGCGGGCCGGCCGTGAAGCCGATCGCGCTCAACATGGTGGCCCAGATCGCGCGCGACCGGGAGACGCACGATCTGCCCATCTCGGCGATCGGCGGCATCACCACCTGGCGGGACGCTGCCGAGTTCATGGCGCTCGGCGCCGGCAACGCCCAAGTGTGCACGGCCGCGATGACCTACGGATTCCGCATCGTCACCGAAATGATCACCGGCCTGTCCGACTGGATGGACACCGCCGGTTACGCCTCGATCGATGAGTTCCGTGGGCGCGCCACGCCGAACTTCACCGAATGGGAGCATCTCAACCTCAATTACGTGGTCAAGGCCTCGATCGACCAGGATCTGTGCATCAAATGCGGGCGTTGCTACAGCGCCTGCGAGGACACCTCGCATCAGGCGATCGCGAGCAGCGTGAACGGTGAGCGCAAATTCGTGGTCAAGGACGAGGAATGCGTCGGCTGCAATCTCTGCGTCCTCGTCTGCCCGGTCGAGAGTTGCATCACCCTGGAGCATCGGACGGTCGGCACCGATCCGCGCACCGGCCTCGATTATCTGCGCCCGGCCGCCGATTGGACGACGCATCCCAACAACCCGATGGCGAAGCAGGCCGCGGAGTAG
- a CDS encoding N-carbamoyl-L-amino-acid hydrolase: protein MADLSNIRIDGARLWDSLMEMAKIGATPKGGCKRLTLTDLDRQGRELFTSWCQAAGCSVAVDEMGNMFARRPGTENGLPPVMMGSHLDTQPTGGKFDGVLGVLGALEVVRSLNDLKLKTRYPIEIANWTNEEGSRFAPAMVSSGVFAGVYTKEFAYACQDHDGLKLGDELVRIGFKGEEPVGKRPIHALFELHIEQGPILEAEDVEIGVVTHGQGQRWYEIKLTGFESHAGSTPMPRRKDALLGAARIVELVNRTALANAPLAVGTVGMLDVYPNSRNVIPGEVTLACEFRNPEDAVLTAMDAALKAGVEAITKEVGLSYDLKEIFYYQPVAFDKGCVAAVRRAAQHFGYTHRDIVSGAGHDACYIARVAPTSMIFTPCVDGISHNEAEDIKPDWATAGANVLMHAVLEKAEVLG from the coding sequence ATGGCCGACCTGTCGAACATCCGCATCGATGGCGCCAGGCTCTGGGATTCGCTCATGGAGATGGCGAAGATCGGCGCGACGCCGAAGGGCGGCTGCAAGCGCCTGACCTTGACCGATCTCGATCGCCAGGGCCGCGAGCTGTTCACCTCCTGGTGCCAGGCTGCAGGCTGCAGCGTCGCGGTCGACGAGATGGGCAATATGTTCGCCCGCCGCCCGGGAACCGAGAACGGCTTGCCGCCGGTGATGATGGGGTCGCATCTCGACACGCAGCCGACGGGCGGCAAGTTCGATGGGGTGCTTGGCGTGTTGGGAGCGCTCGAGGTGGTGCGTTCGCTGAACGACCTCAAGCTCAAGACCCGCTACCCGATCGAGATCGCCAATTGGACCAACGAAGAGGGCTCGCGCTTCGCCCCCGCCATGGTGTCTTCGGGCGTATTCGCCGGCGTCTACACCAAGGAATTCGCCTATGCGTGCCAGGACCATGACGGGCTGAAGCTCGGCGACGAGCTCGTCCGCATCGGCTTCAAGGGCGAGGAGCCTGTCGGCAAGCGGCCGATCCACGCCCTCTTCGAGCTGCATATCGAGCAAGGCCCGATCCTCGAAGCCGAGGACGTCGAGATCGGGGTCGTGACGCATGGCCAGGGCCAGCGCTGGTACGAGATCAAGCTCACCGGCTTCGAGAGCCATGCCGGGTCCACACCGATGCCGCGCCGCAAGGACGCGCTGCTCGGCGCCGCCCGCATCGTCGAGCTCGTCAACCGCACCGCGCTCGCCAACGCCCCGCTTGCCGTCGGCACGGTCGGCATGCTCGACGTCTACCCGAATTCGCGCAACGTCATTCCGGGCGAGGTGACGCTCGCCTGCGAGTTCCGCAATCCCGAGGACGCTGTGCTGACCGCGATGGACGCCGCCTTGAAGGCAGGCGTCGAGGCGATCACCAAGGAGGTCGGACTGAGCTACGATCTCAAGGAGATCTTCTATTACCAGCCGGTCGCCTTCGACAAAGGCTGCGTCGCCGCGGTGCGCCGCGCCGCCCAGCATTTCGGCTACACGCATCGCGACATCGTATCGGGCGCCGGGCACGATGCTTGCTACATCGCGCGCGTGGCGCCGACCTCGATGATCTTCACGCCTTGCGTCGACGGCATCAGCCATAACGAGGCCGAGGACATCAAGCCCGATTGGGCGACGGCCGGCGCCAATGTGCTGATGCACGCCGTGCTCGAGAAGGCGGAAGTGCTTGGATGA